In Catharus ustulatus isolate bCatUst1 chromosome 36, bCatUst1.pri.v2, whole genome shotgun sequence, a genomic segment contains:
- the LOC117009819 gene encoding class I histocompatibility antigen, F10 alpha chain-like, with amino-acid sequence MAAALGLGLLLGLLGLLGDPGGATKGHSLRYLHVGVSEPSPGIPQFMSIGYLDGIPFTRYNSERGRVEPLTGWIKDGVDQEYWDRNTQIGVHNQQLAARSLDTLRDRYNQSGGLHTFLQVAGCDLLSDGSVHGSRRDGYDGRDFIYFDLESKRFVAADSAAEVTRRRWEHGNVAEDYTYYLGHVCPEWLQKYVRYGQKELDRKEPPDVHVSGKEEYGMLTFSCHAYGFYPKTIAVNWMKGDEIRDQETEWGGVVPNSDGTFHTWARIEARPEEREQYRCRVEHPGMLEPGIFAWEPKSGVNLTVVVALSVIAAIIIVAALIGFIVWRHQSGKDSTGYSMATGNDAGTKT; translated from the exons gtCACTCCCTGCGTTACCTGCACGTGGGGGTGTCGGAGCCCAGCCCGGGGATCCCCCAGTTCATGTCCATTGGGTACCTGGATGGGATCCCCTTCACCCGCTACAACAGCGAGCGGGGCCGGGTGGAGCCACTGACAGGGTGGATAAAGGATGGAGTTGATCAGGAATATTGGGATAGGAACACCCAGATCGGCGTGCACAACCAGCAACTGGCTGCCAGGAGCCTGGATACACTGCGGGACCGGTACAACCAGAGTGGGG GTCTCCACACATTTTTGCAAGTTGCTGGCTGTGACCTCTTGTCCGATGGGAGTGTCCATGGATCCCGCCGGGATGGCTACGATGGGCGGGATTTCATCTACTTTGATCTGGAATCCAAGAGATTCGTGGCGGCCGACAGCGCTGCTGAGGTCACCAGGAGGCGCTGGGAACATGGGAACGTGGCTGAGGATTATACATATTACCTGGGGCACGTCTGCCCGGAATGGCTCCAGAAATACGTCAGATATGGGCAGAAGGAGCTGGACCGCAAAG AGCCCCCTGATGTCCATGTGTCTGGAAAAGAGGAATACGGGATGCTGACCTTCTCCTGCCATGCGTATGGATTCTACCCCAAGACCATTGCAGTCAACTGGATGAAGGGGGATGAAATCCGGGATCAGGAGACGGAGTGGGGCGGGGTCGTTCCCAACAGCGACGGAACCTTCCACACCTGGGCCAGGATCGAGGCGCGGCCGGAGGAGCGGGAGCAGTACCGGTGCCGGGTGGAGCATCCCGGAATGTTGGAGCCGGGGATCTTTGCTTGGG AGCCGAAATCTGGTGTGAATCTCACCGTGGTGGTTGCTCTGTCGGTCATCGCTGCCATCATCATCGTTGCTGCTCTCATCGGATTCATCGTCTGGAGGCACCAATCCG GGAAGGACAGTACTGGATACAGCATGGCAACTG GAAATGATGCGGGAACAAAGACTTGA